One segment of Aquimarina sp. BL5 DNA contains the following:
- a CDS encoding M24 family metallopeptidase, whose protein sequence is MKKLLVLTLLFITNISNAQILPERERADIIDQILSDRFNNLLPQLMDRTDFDMWILISREYNEDPVLKTMLPAKWLNARRRTILVFYRDKEKNTIEQLAVARYNVGKNIDSAWDKEKQPDQWKALMDIITKRDPKKIGLNYSTHFGIVDGIVKTDYEEFMKELPETYKSRVTSAEKLAIAWVETRTEQEMELYKELVQTTHDIIAEAFSTKVIKPGTTTTDDVVWWLRQKVTDMGLKTWFHPTVDIQRAGEKLESHITSFSNRPDKKIIRKGDLIHCDFGITYLRLNTDCQQHAYILNNEEMVPPEFLTKAFADGNRVQDIFTANFETGKTGNQILLKSLEEGRAEGLKPSIYTHPLGLYGHSSGTTLGMWDSQGGVPVNGDYPLYENTVYAIELNTTVNIPEWNKDIRIMLEEAGFWGSKGFRYVNERQTELITIPKR, encoded by the coding sequence ATGAAAAAATTACTTGTTCTTACACTACTTTTTATTACGAACATATCCAATGCACAAATCCTTCCAGAACGAGAGCGGGCTGATATAATTGATCAAATCCTTTCTGATAGGTTTAATAATCTATTACCTCAACTCATGGATCGTACGGATTTTGATATGTGGATTTTGATTTCCAGAGAATACAATGAAGATCCTGTTCTTAAAACTATGTTACCGGCTAAATGGCTTAATGCCAGAAGGAGAACCATCCTTGTTTTTTACAGGGATAAAGAAAAAAACACTATCGAACAATTAGCTGTGGCAAGATATAACGTAGGTAAGAATATCGATTCTGCTTGGGATAAAGAAAAACAACCGGATCAGTGGAAAGCGCTTATGGATATAATCACAAAAAGAGATCCTAAAAAAATAGGTCTTAATTATTCTACACATTTTGGTATCGTAGACGGAATTGTAAAGACAGATTATGAGGAGTTTATGAAAGAACTTCCTGAAACTTATAAATCTAGAGTAACTTCTGCTGAGAAATTGGCTATTGCTTGGGTAGAAACCAGAACAGAGCAGGAAATGGAACTATATAAAGAATTGGTTCAAACTACGCATGATATTATAGCAGAAGCATTTAGTACAAAGGTGATTAAACCAGGAACAACCACAACAGATGATGTGGTTTGGTGGTTGCGACAGAAAGTTACGGATATGGGTCTAAAGACTTGGTTTCACCCAACAGTAGATATCCAAAGGGCTGGAGAGAAATTAGAAAGTCATATCACTTCCTTTTCTAATAGACCGGATAAGAAGATTATTCGTAAAGGAGATTTAATTCATTGTGATTTTGGAATTACATATTTACGATTAAATACAGATTGCCAGCAGCACGCATATATCCTTAATAATGAAGAAATGGTTCCTCCAGAATTTTTGACCAAGGCTTTTGCTGATGGGAATCGTGTTCAAGATATTTTTACTGCGAATTTTGAAACTGGAAAAACTGGAAATCAGATTTTACTGAAATCATTAGAAGAGGGTAGAGCAGAAGGATTGAAACCATCCATATACACACATCCGTTAGGATTGTATGGACATTCTTCAGGTACAACTTTAGGTATGTGGGATTCTCAAGGAGGAGTTCCTGTAAATGGTGACTATCCTTTATATGAAAATACCGTATATGCTATAGAACTAAATACTACAGTCAATATACCAGAATGGAATAAGGATATCAGAATTATGTTGGAAGAAGCTGGTTTTTGGGGATCTAAAGGTTTTAGATATGTAAATGAAAGACAAACCGAATTAATAACAATTCCAAAGAGATAA
- the ettA gene encoding energy-dependent translational throttle protein EttA → MSDDKKIIFSMSGVTKTYKSANTPVLKNIYLSFFYGAKIGILGLNGSGKSTLLKIIAGIDKNYQGDVLFSQDYSVGYLEQEPQLDPEKTVLEVVKEGAAEMVSILDEYNKINDMFGLEEVYSDADKMQKLMDRQAVLQDQIDAGNGWELDTKLEIAMDALRTPDQDKKIGVLSGGERRRVALCRLLLQEPDVLLLDEPTNHLDAESVHWLEHHLAQYKGTVIAVTHDRYFLDNVAGWILELDRGEGIPWKGNYSSWLDQKSKRLAQESKSASKRQKTLERELEWVRQGAKGRQTKQKARLKNYDKLMSQDQKQLDEKLEIYIPNGPRLGTNVLEASGISKAYGDKLLYEDLNFKLPQAGIVGIIGPNGAGKTTIFKMIMGEETPDKGSFSVGETAKIAYVDQAHSNIDPDKSIWQNFSDEQDLVMMGGKEVNSRAYLSRFNFGGSEQNKKVSTLSGGERNRLHLAMTLKEEGNVLLLDEPTNDLDVNTLRALEEGLENFAGCAVVISHDRWFLDRICTHILAFEGDSQVYFFEGSFSDYEENKKKRLGGDLMPKRIKYKKLVR, encoded by the coding sequence ATGTCAGACGATAAAAAAATCATCTTTTCTATGTCTGGGGTTACAAAGACGTATAAAAGCGCGAATACTCCAGTTCTAAAAAACATATATTTAAGTTTTTTCTACGGTGCAAAAATTGGAATTCTAGGTCTTAATGGATCTGGTAAATCTACATTACTTAAGATAATAGCTGGTATTGACAAGAATTATCAGGGAGACGTGTTGTTTTCTCAAGATTATTCTGTTGGATATTTAGAACAAGAACCACAATTAGATCCGGAAAAAACAGTTCTGGAAGTCGTAAAAGAAGGTGCTGCAGAGATGGTTTCTATTCTAGACGAGTATAATAAGATTAATGATATGTTCGGTTTAGAAGAAGTATATAGTGACGCTGATAAAATGCAGAAGCTTATGGATCGACAAGCTGTGTTACAGGATCAGATAGATGCTGGTAATGGTTGGGAACTAGATACTAAGCTAGAAATTGCCATGGATGCACTAAGGACTCCAGACCAGGATAAAAAAATAGGAGTATTATCAGGAGGAGAAAGAAGAAGAGTGGCGCTGTGTCGTCTTCTGCTTCAGGAACCAGATGTTCTTTTATTAGATGAACCTACAAACCACTTGGATGCAGAATCAGTACATTGGCTAGAACACCATTTGGCACAATATAAAGGAACTGTTATTGCAGTAACGCACGATAGATATTTCTTAGATAACGTTGCTGGTTGGATTTTAGAATTGGATAGGGGAGAAGGAATCCCTTGGAAAGGAAATTATTCTTCCTGGTTGGATCAAAAATCAAAACGTTTAGCACAGGAAAGTAAATCTGCCTCAAAACGTCAGAAAACTTTAGAACGAGAGCTAGAATGGGTACGTCAAGGTGCAAAAGGAAGACAAACCAAACAAAAAGCTCGTTTAAAGAATTATGATAAATTAATGAGTCAAGATCAAAAACAACTTGACGAAAAATTAGAGATATATATTCCTAACGGGCCGCGTTTGGGAACGAACGTATTAGAAGCTTCTGGAATAAGTAAAGCCTATGGAGATAAATTGCTATATGAAGATCTTAATTTCAAGCTTCCTCAAGCAGGTATTGTTGGGATTATAGGTCCTAATGGAGCTGGGAAAACTACTATTTTTAAAATGATTATGGGAGAAGAAACTCCTGATAAAGGAAGTTTTTCTGTAGGTGAAACTGCAAAGATTGCATATGTCGATCAAGCGCATTCTAATATTGATCCTGATAAATCAATTTGGCAAAATTTTAGTGATGAACAGGATTTAGTAATGATGGGAGGTAAGGAAGTAAATTCTCGTGCATATCTGAGTCGTTTTAATTTTGGTGGAAGCGAACAAAATAAGAAGGTATCTACACTTTCTGGTGGAGAACGTAATAGATTACATTTGGCAATGACACTAAAAGAAGAAGGTAATGTATTACTTTTAGATGAGCCAACTAATGATCTTGATGTCAATACATTAAGAGCATTAGAGGAAGGGTTAGAGAACTTTGCAGGTTGCGCAGTTGTGATTTCTCACGACCGTTGGTTTCTAGATCGTATTTGTACTCATATATTAGCTTTCGAAGGAGATTCTCAGGTATATTTCTTCGAAGGAAGTTTCTCAGATTACGAGGAGAATAAGAAGAAACGTTTAGGAGGAGATTTAATGCCTAAACGTATTAAATACAAGAAACTAGTTAGGTAG
- a CDS encoding acyl-CoA carboxylase subunit beta — MDINFNKNEDHNKLLVSSLHQKLGKVKLGGGEKRIEKLHAKGKMTARERIEYLLDDDSKAIEIAAFAGDDMYEEHGGCPSGGVVIKIGHISGKQCIVVANDATVKAGAWFPITGKKNLRAQEISIENKLPIIYLVDSAGVYLPMQDEIFPDKEHFGRIFRNNAVMSSMGITQISAVMGSCVAGGAYLPIMSDEALIVDKTGSIFLAGSYLVKAAIGESIDNETLGGATTHCEVSGVTDYKSKDDKAALDTIKNIVSKIGDFDKAGYNRAKPSKPKKDPKDIYGILPKARNEQYDMMEIIHRLVDDSDFEEYKSGYGQTIITGYARIDGWAVGIVANQRKLVKTKKGEMQFGGVIYSDSADKATRFIANCNQKKIPLVFLQDVTGFMVGSKSEHGGIIKDGAKMVNAVSNSVVPKFTIVIGNSYGAGNYAMCGKAYDPRLICAWPSAELAVMGGAQAAKVLTQIETASLKKKGEKLSEEDEKALFDKVKARYDKQISPYYAAARIWTDGIIDPLDTRKWVSMGIEAADHAPIEKPFNLGVIQV, encoded by the coding sequence ATGGATATAAACTTCAATAAGAACGAAGATCACAATAAACTTTTGGTCTCTTCATTACACCAGAAACTAGGAAAAGTAAAACTTGGTGGTGGAGAAAAACGTATAGAAAAACTACACGCTAAAGGTAAAATGACTGCTCGAGAAAGAATCGAATATTTATTAGATGATGACTCTAAGGCTATAGAAATTGCTGCTTTTGCAGGAGACGATATGTACGAAGAGCATGGTGGATGTCCTAGCGGTGGAGTTGTTATAAAGATTGGTCATATTAGTGGTAAGCAATGTATTGTAGTTGCTAATGACGCTACTGTAAAAGCAGGAGCTTGGTTTCCTATTACGGGTAAAAAAAATCTTAGAGCTCAGGAAATATCAATCGAGAATAAACTACCTATAATTTATCTTGTAGATAGTGCTGGTGTTTATCTTCCTATGCAGGATGAGATTTTTCCTGATAAAGAACATTTCGGGAGAATTTTTAGAAATAATGCAGTTATGAGTAGCATGGGAATTACTCAAATCTCTGCAGTTATGGGAAGTTGTGTAGCAGGAGGAGCCTATTTACCAATCATGAGTGATGAAGCATTAATTGTAGATAAAACGGGAAGTATCTTTCTGGCTGGTAGTTATCTTGTAAAAGCTGCTATCGGTGAAAGTATTGATAATGAGACCTTAGGTGGAGCAACTACGCATTGCGAAGTTTCTGGTGTAACCGATTATAAATCTAAAGATGATAAAGCTGCACTGGATACCATAAAAAATATAGTTTCTAAAATTGGAGACTTTGACAAAGCAGGATACAATAGAGCTAAACCTTCTAAACCTAAAAAAGATCCAAAAGATATCTACGGAATTTTGCCAAAAGCAAGAAACGAACAATATGATATGATGGAAATCATCCATCGATTAGTTGATGATTCTGATTTTGAAGAATACAAATCTGGCTATGGTCAGACAATAATTACTGGATATGCTCGAATCGATGGCTGGGCTGTTGGTATTGTGGCTAATCAACGAAAGCTTGTAAAAACGAAAAAAGGCGAAATGCAATTTGGTGGTGTCATCTATTCTGATTCTGCAGATAAAGCTACTAGGTTTATAGCTAATTGTAATCAAAAGAAGATTCCTTTAGTTTTTCTACAAGATGTTACTGGATTTATGGTAGGTAGCAAAAGTGAACATGGAGGTATTATAAAAGATGGTGCAAAAATGGTAAATGCTGTTAGTAACAGTGTGGTACCAAAATTTACTATTGTTATTGGTAATTCTTATGGTGCCGGTAATTATGCGATGTGTGGTAAAGCTTATGATCCAAGATTGATTTGTGCTTGGCCAAGTGCTGAATTAGCAGTGATGGGAGGTGCACAAGCAGCTAAAGTATTGACGCAAATCGAAACAGCTTCTTTAAAAAAGAAAGGAGAAAAACTTTCTGAAGAGGATGAAAAAGCTTTATTCGATAAGGTAAAAGCCCGATACGATAAGCAAATATCTCCTTATTATGCGGCAGCAAGGATCTGGACTGATGGTATTATTGACCCGTTAGACACCAGAAAGTGGGTTTCTATGGGTATCGAAGCTGCGGACCACGCTCCTATCGAAAAGCCTTTTAATCTTGGAGTGATTCAGGTGTAG
- a CDS encoding chloramphenicol acetyltransferase → MNKSALDLTTWNRREHYEFFSGFDEPFFGIVSTVDFTIGYQKIKDNGYPYFLYYLHKALKAANHVTPFRYRIEEDKVYVYESIHASATIGREDHTFGFSFIMFDEDFKSFSINAQKEIEAVRNSTGLRNNDNAKRMDSLHISSIPWYNFSSISHARHFQYRDSVPKISFGKYTKEGSKINLPISIHVHHALMDGYHVGLYLEEFQRLLNEDA, encoded by the coding sequence ATGAATAAATCGGCTTTGGATCTAACTACATGGAACAGAAGAGAACATTATGAGTTCTTTAGTGGTTTTGATGAGCCATTTTTTGGTATCGTATCAACAGTAGATTTTACTATTGGATATCAAAAAATTAAAGACAATGGGTATCCATATTTTCTTTATTATTTGCATAAAGCACTAAAAGCAGCTAATCACGTAACACCTTTTCGATATAGAATCGAAGAAGACAAAGTCTATGTGTATGAAAGTATTCACGCTTCTGCAACTATTGGAAGAGAGGATCATACTTTTGGTTTTTCATTTATAATGTTTGATGAAGATTTTAAATCTTTTAGCATAAACGCCCAAAAAGAAATAGAAGCAGTTAGAAATTCCACAGGATTACGCAATAATGATAATGCAAAACGAATGGATAGTTTACATATTTCTTCTATTCCGTGGTATAATTTTTCTAGTATTTCTCACGCAAGACACTTTCAATATAGAGATAGTGTACCAAAAATTTCTTTCGGAAAATATACAAAGGAGGGTAGTAAAATCAATCTACCTATATCTATCCATGTACATCACGCACTAATGGATGGTTACCACGTGGGATTGTATTTAGAAGAGTTTCAACGATTATTAAACGAGGACGCTTAA
- a CDS encoding DUF6268 family outer membrane beta-barrel protein encodes MKKLIPLVLLVLFSFLVHAQDYTDIVRLNISRVNLEDVEQTFDTDITNINFELLYPKVLNDKFVLLTGITAENTHLNLSQFATDENLTMTRVNAGVKVKHSEKWSGTYVVLPKLASNFEEVGSRDFQFGAIALLDFQYNEKVRAKFGLYSSSENFGTIITPLLGAFYKSPNKKFHIDAVLPIRIEANYMLANHFSLGFDLRTSVKSYNLVNEDIDFYVQEESVRAAFYTSYGLLNDSLLLRAKLGFDTTDYGLYVADDKVGVQVLTFALDGDDRTRLNNEFDSSLFFGLDFIYRFDISGKQ; translated from the coding sequence ATGAAAAAACTAATACCTCTGGTTCTTTTAGTTTTGTTTTCATTTCTAGTACATGCTCAGGATTATACTGATATCGTAAGATTGAATATATCAAGAGTAAATCTGGAGGATGTAGAGCAGACTTTTGATACCGATATTACAAATATTAATTTTGAATTATTATATCCTAAAGTATTAAATGATAAGTTCGTTTTACTTACAGGTATAACCGCAGAAAATACACATCTAAACCTTTCTCAGTTTGCTACTGATGAGAATTTAACTATGACACGCGTAAATGCGGGGGTTAAAGTAAAGCATTCGGAAAAATGGTCGGGAACTTATGTGGTTTTACCTAAATTGGCTTCTAATTTTGAGGAGGTAGGATCCAGGGATTTTCAATTTGGCGCAATTGCTCTTTTAGATTTTCAGTATAACGAAAAGGTGAGAGCGAAATTTGGGTTATATTCTTCTTCAGAAAATTTTGGGACAATTATTACCCCACTATTAGGTGCTTTTTATAAGTCACCTAATAAGAAATTTCATATTGATGCTGTTCTGCCAATACGTATTGAGGCAAATTATATGCTAGCAAACCATTTTAGCTTAGGTTTTGATTTAAGAACTTCTGTGAAATCTTATAATTTGGTTAATGAAGATATTGATTTTTATGTTCAGGAAGAATCTGTTCGTGCAGCGTTTTATACATCTTATGGATTGCTTAATGATTCTTTATTACTAAGAGCGAAACTTGGTTTTGATACCACTGATTATGGATTGTATGTTGCTGATGATAAAGTAGGTGTTCAAGTTCTTACGTTTGCTCTTGATGGCGATGATAGAACTCGATTAAACAATGAGTTCGATAGTAGTTTATTCTTTGGGTTAGATTTTATCTATAGATTTGATATTTCAGGAAAACAATAA
- a CDS encoding pseudouridine synthase codes for MLEEKKKDDRHFMIYKPYGYLSQFVNNGQKQNSKKLLGELFDFPNGTMAIGRLDEKSEGLLLLTTDGKTSNYICSSGIEKEYYAQVDGDITNDAISKLTNGVEIGFDGKKYTTNPCKAFKINGIPDFPERSKKIRDERHGPTSWVSITLKEGKFRQVRKMTSAVGFPTLRLVRIRVGNIQLSDMQIGEVKELQTVML; via the coding sequence ATGTTAGAAGAAAAGAAGAAAGATGATAGGCATTTTATGATCTATAAACCTTATGGGTATTTAAGCCAGTTTGTGAATAATGGACAAAAACAGAATTCCAAAAAATTACTTGGTGAACTATTTGATTTTCCTAATGGAACTATGGCTATAGGTCGATTAGATGAAAAATCCGAAGGCCTATTATTACTAACTACAGATGGAAAAACTAGTAATTATATATGTAGTAGTGGTATTGAAAAAGAATACTATGCGCAAGTAGATGGCGATATTACCAATGATGCTATATCCAAACTAACAAATGGAGTAGAAATTGGTTTTGATGGTAAAAAATACACGACAAACCCATGCAAGGCATTTAAAATAAATGGTATTCCTGATTTTCCAGAAAGATCGAAAAAAATAAGAGATGAAAGACATGGCCCAACGAGTTGGGTTTCAATAACCTTAAAAGAAGGTAAATTCAGACAAGTTCGAAAAATGACATCTGCAGTAGGCTTTCCTACATTGCGATTAGTGCGTATTAGAGTGGGAAATATACAACTAAGTGATATGCAAATTGGTGAGGTAAAGGAGCTACAAACAGTAATGCTGTAA
- a CDS encoding DNA/RNA non-specific endonuclease encodes MKLFRTNSIAFYFLFSFFLTACSVEEDFVDQASETIPLEITGELKVLTNYYDNEGPHDHFFNQKRIDGFTETYESGSKGSYAGGTVTLTDSGDWYLSDALIGSLSNDRKYGSKSVRIRNTGYAIMSFSMDNGAETVRIRHAKYGNNGNSTWRLIASYDNGVSWYYVGSEITTSSTTLNTVSFNVNETGNVRYGIQKTSGGSNRINIDNVEITIPSSGGGVAGKDSNITFGNPSDAGSNSDNYYLSKPDFILSYNNAKGTANWVSWHLSSAWTGNTPRCNCFKRDTSLPSSFFRATSSDYTNSGFDRGHLCPSADRNGSEDSNENTYYMTNIAPQAPDNNQRSWANFENYLRSLTLEGNEVHIITGVVGSGGTGRNGFASTIDGGNITVPDSFWKVALILPNGTNDINRVTTSTRVIAINVPNDQGISTDWTQFRTSVDSIESLTGYDLLENITNSIESVLESVIDNGPFN; translated from the coding sequence ATGAAACTATTTAGAACAAATTCTATCGCATTCTATTTTCTTTTTTCTTTTTTTCTTACTGCTTGTAGCGTAGAAGAAGATTTTGTTGACCAAGCTTCAGAGACGATTCCGTTAGAAATTACTGGAGAATTAAAGGTGTTGACAAATTATTATGATAATGAGGGACCTCATGATCATTTCTTTAACCAAAAAAGGATTGATGGTTTTACTGAAACTTATGAATCAGGTTCTAAAGGAAGTTATGCAGGAGGTACCGTTACGCTTACAGATTCTGGAGATTGGTATTTAAGTGATGCTTTGATAGGAAGTTTATCTAATGATCGTAAATATGGTTCTAAATCTGTTAGAATCCGGAATACTGGTTATGCAATCATGTCTTTTAGTATGGATAATGGGGCAGAAACTGTAAGAATACGCCATGCTAAATATGGCAATAATGGGAATTCTACTTGGCGATTAATCGCATCGTATGATAACGGAGTTTCTTGGTATTATGTTGGATCTGAAATTACTACAAGTTCCACTACATTAAATACGGTAAGCTTTAATGTAAACGAAACGGGGAATGTTCGTTATGGAATACAAAAAACTTCTGGAGGTTCTAATAGAATTAATATTGATAATGTGGAAATTACTATTCCATCGTCTGGCGGCGGAGTTGCAGGAAAAGATAGTAATATTACATTTGGTAATCCATCCGATGCGGGATCAAACTCTGATAATTATTATTTATCAAAACCAGATTTTATTCTTTCATATAATAACGCCAAAGGAACTGCTAATTGGGTAAGCTGGCATTTAAGTAGTGCATGGACAGGAAATACACCAAGATGTAATTGCTTTAAACGAGATACTTCTCTTCCAAGTAGTTTTTTTAGAGCCACATCTAGCGATTATACAAATTCAGGGTTCGATAGAGGTCATTTATGTCCATCTGCAGATCGTAATGGGTCAGAAGATTCTAATGAAAATACATATTATATGACTAACATTGCTCCACAAGCACCAGATAATAACCAAAGGAGTTGGGCAAATTTTGAAAACTACCTTAGGTCATTAACTTTAGAGGGTAATGAAGTCCATATAATTACAGGAGTAGTAGGAAGTGGCGGTACTGGGAGAAACGGATTTGCTTCAACTATAGATGGAGGTAATATTACCGTGCCAGATTCATTTTGGAAAGTTGCTTTGATCTTGCCTAATGGGACTAATGATATTAACAGAGTAACCACTTCTACCAGAGTTATTGCTATTAATGTTCCTAATGATCAAGGGATAAGTACAGATTGGACTCAGTTTAGAACATCTGTTGATTCTATTGAAAGTTTAACTGGGTATGATCTTTTGGAAAACATAACAAATTCTATTGAATCTGTTTTAGAATCTGTAATAGACAATGGACCTTTTAATTAA
- a CDS encoding CAL67264 family membrane protein codes for MGMNKNTVLAWATFIMILAGLGLIALGAFRYRDVSGWGFAAVGVGFFANAWVFNALKGRL; via the coding sequence ATGGGAATGAATAAAAATACGGTATTAGCGTGGGCTACTTTTATAATGATTCTAGCTGGACTAGGGTTGATAGCCTTAGGAGCATTTAGATATAGAGATGTTTCAGGGTGGGGATTTGCAGCTGTTGGAGTAGGTTTTTTCGCTAATGCATGGGTATTTAATGCTTTAAAAGGCAGATTATAA
- a CDS encoding HAD family hydrolase: MPLKNIKAIAFDADDTLWVNETFFRKAEEEFCELVSDHLPKEQANKLLFEVEMQNLKLYGYGIKPFTLSLIEAAIKITNGNMNIQLVENLIEKGKQMLQEPVELLDGIEETLQYLSKKYRLVVATKGDLLDQERKLIKSGLSTYFHHIEIVSNKTEKQYQKLVHHLDISETEFLMVGNSLKSDIIPVLNIGAHAFHIPFHTTWEHEVHNGTIDYPNFRSLTNSKELLQYL; the protein is encoded by the coding sequence ATGCCACTAAAGAATATTAAGGCAATAGCTTTCGATGCGGATGATACCTTATGGGTGAATGAGACTTTTTTTAGGAAAGCTGAAGAGGAGTTTTGCGAACTTGTGTCTGATCATCTTCCAAAGGAACAAGCTAATAAACTTCTTTTCGAAGTAGAAATGCAAAACCTTAAGCTGTATGGCTATGGTATTAAACCTTTTACGCTTTCTTTAATAGAGGCAGCTATTAAGATTACTAATGGAAATATGAACATCCAATTAGTAGAGAATCTTATAGAAAAAGGAAAGCAGATGCTTCAAGAACCTGTAGAATTGTTGGATGGTATCGAAGAGACACTTCAATATTTATCTAAAAAATACCGTTTAGTAGTGGCAACCAAAGGTGATTTATTAGATCAGGAACGTAAGTTGATTAAATCCGGATTATCAACCTATTTTCATCATATAGAAATTGTTTCTAATAAAACAGAAAAGCAATATCAGAAATTAGTACATCATTTGGATATCAGCGAAACCGAATTTTTAATGGTTGGTAATTCTTTGAAGTCAGATATTATTCCAGTTTTGAATATTGGAGCTCACGCTTTTCATATTCCGTTTCATACTACTTGGGAGCACGAAGTACACAATGGAACGATTGATTACCCTAATTTTAGAAGTTTAACTAATTCAAAGGAACTATTGCAATATCTATAA